From Spirochaetota bacterium, a single genomic window includes:
- a CDS encoding cache domain-containing protein — protein sequence MKISKKFIIINILIASLIISICFLIFIIVDYYYQKQKILDELKKTNEIFISTVDVYFNLAIENHLKLISENNKIYIFKEIEDYKKGIIAEKKAKENIKNYLRNQKIGKTGYIFIWNIKDYPYKVILDLHPEIEGEDVSYVDFVKKGVELKNGYMEYLWANPSDPYPKYKSMYLNYIKEFDWIICVSSYKDEFYYLLDIDKFRNIILNIRNFGNGNSFIIDYSGNIIIHSFEKGNFLNAKDKKNKEMIKEIVRKKEGYIEYYWYDYKKDRIKQYKKLAYFSYSEKFKFIIVSTVFIKDAFSYYYKLLYIALFILFSFILLTAFITYNLTHLLLKPFYLLQKNILNILKLNNSKNNNEEKSIEKDFNFKEDEIVSFSKFFEKILIDLNEINLKLKIEYQKEKIFRQEYEDQKNLLFHLMNLLPSELITIDQTASIINYNDKFYNNLVQPRYKEKNANIYDYSFYQILDIYRDDDEKREGLINELISETNKNKNICKKQVRFLLENGEDRVYNITVIPFFEKSNIKYLIFKFDDITDELRKIKRDIEVQKIESISNLIRGLSHDINNYLGALIGGINLLKMDIEDDLSYIENTIKQYLKIIDFHKKRNFTKNRGADLNTNGKEVLNIRDDLNYIKYRLMDNYLQSISIISESVKKASNLISKLSLLTRKKEIDFKNININEIINRVVAIIKSSTGKNLEIEIFNPNNKEYFVSGIEEHLESVFINLLINSYHSMTIMYENGIRKDFEMYYNISDDLQRKCILRYNLIKITFEEVEIENKNYLKVTVKDNGIGIPEEIKERIFEPFFSTKTKDKGEGLGLYIIKQIIQNHGGFIDFKSKLYEGTEFYVYLPIINNINNKIENDITQFSSIDQVNLDVKLNKEINKQINEKKINIQNILIIDDDENIRYFLKKGLEKMGFHVKEAENGVKGIDLYLREKDFIDIIILDLIMPGLSGKDTFLELKKINKNVKVIMISGFTEDEKIKDCIENGVYGFISKPFEINVLIDKFKSID from the coding sequence ATGAAAATATCAAAAAAGTTTATCATTATTAATATATTGATTGCAAGCTTAATTATTTCTATTTGCTTTTTAATTTTTATAATAGTGGATTATTATTATCAAAAACAAAAAATATTAGATGAATTAAAAAAAACAAATGAAATTTTCATTTCAACAGTTGATGTTTATTTTAACTTAGCTATAGAAAATCACTTAAAATTAATTTCTGAAAATAATAAAATCTATATTTTTAAAGAGATTGAAGATTATAAAAAAGGAATTATTGCAGAAAAAAAAGCAAAAGAAAATATTAAAAATTACTTGAGAAATCAGAAAATTGGGAAAACAGGATATATTTTTATATGGAATATAAAAGATTATCCTTATAAGGTAATATTAGATTTACATCCAGAAATTGAAGGTGAAGATGTTAGTTATGTTGATTTTGTAAAAAAAGGAGTAGAGCTTAAAAATGGATATATGGAATACTTATGGGCAAATCCATCAGATCCATATCCTAAATATAAATCAATGTATTTAAATTATATTAAAGAATTTGATTGGATTATATGTGTTTCTTCGTATAAGGATGAGTTTTATTATCTTTTAGATATTGATAAATTTAGAAATATTATACTTAATATTAGAAATTTTGGAAATGGGAACTCTTTTATTATTGATTATTCTGGAAATATAATAATTCATTCCTTTGAAAAAGGTAATTTTCTAAATGCAAAAGATAAAAAAAACAAGGAAATGATAAAAGAGATAGTTAGAAAAAAAGAAGGTTATATTGAATATTATTGGTATGATTATAAAAAGGATAGAATAAAACAATATAAAAAATTAGCATATTTTAGTTATTCTGAAAAATTTAAATTTATTATTGTTTCTACTGTGTTTATAAAGGATGCATTTTCTTATTATTATAAACTCTTGTATATAGCTCTTTTTATTCTTTTTTCCTTTATTTTACTAACAGCCTTTATAACATATAATTTGACTCATTTATTGCTTAAGCCATTTTATTTATTACAGAAAAATATTTTAAATATACTTAAATTAAATAATTCAAAAAATAATAATGAAGAAAAATCAATTGAGAAAGATTTTAACTTTAAAGAAGATGAAATTGTAAGTTTTTCAAAATTTTTTGAGAAAATATTAATTGATTTAAATGAGATAAATTTAAAATTAAAAATAGAATATCAAAAAGAGAAAATTTTTAGGCAAGAATATGAAGATCAAAAAAATCTTCTGTTCCATTTAATGAATTTACTACCATCAGAGCTTATTACGATAGATCAAACAGCTAGTATTATAAATTATAATGATAAATTCTATAATAATTTAGTTCAGCCTAGATATAAAGAAAAAAATGCAAATATTTATGATTATAGTTTTTATCAAATTCTTGATATTTATAGAGATGATGATGAAAAAAGGGAAGGTTTAATTAATGAATTAATTTCTGAGACTAATAAAAACAAAAATATATGTAAAAAACAGGTTAGATTTTTATTAGAAAATGGAGAAGATAGAGTTTATAATATTACAGTAATTCCATTTTTTGAGAAAAGTAATATTAAATATTTAATATTTAAATTTGATGATATTACTGATGAATTAAGAAAAATTAAAAGGGATATTGAAGTTCAAAAGATAGAATCGATTAGCAATTTAATAAGAGGTTTATCTCATGATATCAATAATTATTTAGGGGCTTTAATAGGAGGAATTAATTTACTAAAAATGGACATAGAAGATGATTTATCATATATAGAAAACACCATTAAACAATATTTAAAAATAATAGATTTTCATAAAAAAAGAAATTTTACAAAGAATAGAGGTGCTGATTTAAATACTAATGGTAAAGAGGTTTTAAATATTAGAGATGATTTAAATTATATAAAATATAGATTAATGGACAATTACCTTCAAAGTATCTCAATAATAAGTGAATCAGTTAAAAAAGCTTCAAATCTGATTTCAAAATTAAGTCTTTTAACAAGAAAGAAAGAAATTGATTTTAAAAATATAAATATCAATGAAATAATAAATAGGGTAGTTGCAATAATAAAAAGTTCTACAGGGAAAAATCTTGAAATTGAAATATTTAATCCAAACAATAAAGAATATTTTGTTAGTGGAATAGAAGAACATTTAGAAAGTGTATTTATTAATTTGCTAATAAATTCTTACCATTCTATGACTATTATGTATGAGAATGGAATTAGAAAAGATTTTGAAATGTATTATAATATATCTGATGACTTACAGAGGAAGTGTATTTTAAGATATAATTTAATTAAAATTACATTTGAGGAAGTAGAGATTGAAAATAAAAATTATTTAAAGGTAACAGTAAAAGATAATGGAATTGGAATTCCAGAGGAGATAAAGGAGAGAATTTTTGAACCATTTTTTTCAACAAAGACAAAAGATAAAGGAGAAGGGCTTGGTCTTTATATAATAAAACAGATAATTCAGAATCATGGGGGTTTTATTGATTTTAAGTCAAAACTTTATGAAGGAACAGAATTCTATGTTTATTTACCTATTATTAATAATATTAATAATAAAATTGAGAATGATATAACCCAATTTTCTTCTATAGATCAAGTTAATTTGGATGTTAAGCTTAATAAAGAAATTAATAAACAAATCAATGAAAAAAAAATAAATATACAAAATATACTAATAATCGATGATGATGAAAATATTAGGTATTTCCTTAAAAAAGGACTTGAGAAAATGGGTTTTCATGTAAAAGAAGCAGAAAATGGTGTAAAAGGGATTGATCTTTATTTAAGAGAAAAAGATTTTATTGATATTATTATTTTAGACCTTATTATGCCAGGGTTATCAGGGAAAGATACCTTTCTTGAGCTTAAGAAAATAAATAAAAATGTAAAAGTAATAATGATATCTGGGTTTACTGAAGATGAAAAAATAAAAGATTGTATAGAAAATGGAGTTTATGGATTTATTTCAAAACCATTTGAGATTAATGTACTTATTGATAAATTTAAAAGTATAGATTAA
- a CDS encoding response regulator — protein MKENKLLNYFNFFIFNILLIIISISFFLINSCFYNRTNDNKTYINKKDTVKILDDNINNLKGYIYYFVDKKDIYNFENIKNNEKIFILSSEEFPNFGYSSYTYWFKFKVKKNKDVPPLFFIEIAFPPLDYIELYFQDENNNYITFITGDKFNFEKRPYFHRNFIFPIKLNSDEKEYTIFIKLKTESSAVLPIKIYSEKAFIEYLYRNNLFIGIFYGILIIMLFYNLFLFLALKDLSYLFYVFHSISYIIYQSVWDGLFFQYFISNNIILNNLLNPFLMALTNLTGIFLLRFYLNIDTHSPLLFQVYRIFVIFGIIVTIIPLFLRYSLSVKITTFFILPSVIFLIFGSYISYKKGFKYSRFFLYAWSIFLVAILMNVFRAFKILPTNKFTLQLSLQYGFLFENLLLSFGLADRINTLRNEKEKSQKMLLETLEKTNKLKDEFLANTSHELRTPLNGIIGLSESILEGACGEINNEVKNNLKLIISSGKRLATLINDILDFSMIKNNELKINIEPVDVYLNVELTISILKPLVKNKPLKIINYIAQDFPFILADKNRFQQILTNIIGNSIKFSESGFIEIYGTTEDNNAIITISDTGRGIPQEKLQTIFDHYNRITDLTNIEGTGLGLPITKKLLELLNGDIKIESKVNEGTKVTIYLPLYKGKIEKISQDEYVLLSRLREDVEISKKTMESLVASNEKEIYSILIVDDEIVNLQVLTNYLILNNYKVITASSGYECLNILNKKEQKIDLIILDIMMPGLNGYEVCSEIRKTYLQTELPIILLTAKNQVSDLIEGFSVGANDFLLKPVNKPELLARIKTHIQLAKINEAYQRFVPKEFLEQINKTNILDVSLGDHSRKNMTILFCDIRDFTTLSETMNPEENFNFINSYLRRISPIIHKYGGFIDKYIGDAIMALFSDNIKIEDVINCSIEIHKEIEIYNIHRKKTGYVPIRIGISIHKGDLMLGTIGSEKRMEGTVIADCVNMASRIENLNKIFRTNVLISEDIYDIVKNNKEFNFRFIGKFKVKGKEIPVKIYELLNSYDIETFNKKIKTNELFSKFLEYFYNKEFDKAKEIGENILSLYQDDQITKLYLESIDKLQNDKITKRNLYSFLENINFFLF, from the coding sequence ATGAAAGAAAATAAATTATTAAACTATTTTAATTTCTTTATTTTTAATATTTTATTGATAATAATTTCAATCTCATTTTTTTTGATAAATTCGTGCTTTTATAACAGAACTAATGATAATAAAACTTATATAAATAAAAAAGATACAGTTAAAATATTAGATGATAATATAAATAATTTAAAAGGGTATATTTATTATTTTGTAGATAAAAAAGATATCTATAATTTTGAAAATATAAAAAATAATGAAAAAATTTTCATCCTTTCATCTGAAGAGTTCCCAAATTTTGGCTATTCAAGTTACACATATTGGTTCAAATTTAAGGTAAAAAAAAATAAAGATGTTCCACCCCTTTTTTTTATAGAAATAGCTTTTCCTCCTCTTGATTATATTGAACTATATTTTCAGGATGAAAATAATAATTATATAACTTTTATTACAGGTGATAAGTTTAACTTTGAAAAGAGGCCATATTTTCACAGAAATTTCATTTTCCCTATAAAATTAAATTCTGATGAAAAAGAATATACTATATTTATTAAATTAAAAACAGAATCTTCTGCTGTTTTACCAATTAAAATATATTCAGAAAAAGCATTTATAGAGTATTTATACAGAAATAATTTATTTATAGGAATCTTTTATGGTATTTTAATAATAATGTTGTTTTATAATCTTTTTCTTTTCTTGGCCTTAAAAGATCTTTCATACCTATTTTATGTATTTCATTCTATTTCTTATATCATTTACCAATCAGTTTGGGATGGACTTTTCTTTCAATACTTTATAAGTAATAATATCATACTAAATAATCTACTAAATCCTTTTTTAATGGCTTTAACCAATTTAACAGGTATATTTTTATTAAGATTTTATTTAAATATTGATACCCACTCGCCATTACTTTTTCAAGTCTATAGAATATTTGTTATTTTTGGAATTATTGTAACTATTATCCCTCTATTCTTAAGGTATAGCTTATCTGTCAAAATTACCACTTTTTTTATATTACCATCTGTTATATTTTTAATTTTTGGAAGCTATATATCATACAAAAAAGGATTCAAATATTCAAGGTTTTTTTTATACGCATGGTCTATTTTTTTAGTAGCAATACTTATGAATGTTTTTAGAGCTTTCAAAATTTTACCCACAAATAAATTTACACTTCAACTAAGCTTACAATATGGCTTCCTTTTTGAGAATTTATTACTTTCTTTTGGACTTGCTGATAGAATAAATACTTTAAGAAATGAAAAAGAAAAATCACAAAAAATGCTTCTTGAAACTCTTGAAAAAACAAACAAACTTAAAGATGAATTTTTAGCAAATACCTCTCATGAGCTTAGAACCCCATTAAATGGAATTATAGGGTTGTCAGAATCAATTCTTGAAGGAGCCTGTGGAGAAATAAACAATGAAGTTAAAAATAATTTAAAGCTTATCATTTCTAGTGGAAAAAGACTTGCTACACTTATAAACGATATTCTTGATTTTTCCATGATTAAAAATAATGAGTTAAAAATAAACATAGAACCTGTAGATGTTTATTTGAATGTTGAATTAACAATATCTATACTAAAACCTCTAGTAAAAAATAAACCTTTAAAAATTATAAATTATATCGCCCAAGACTTTCCTTTTATTTTAGCTGATAAAAATAGGTTTCAACAAATTTTGACAAACATAATAGGAAATTCAATTAAATTTTCAGAATCTGGTTTTATTGAAATATACGGAACTACAGAAGATAATAATGCTATAATAACCATTTCTGATACAGGAAGAGGTATTCCACAAGAAAAACTTCAGACTATTTTTGATCACTATAATAGAATAACTGATTTAACTAATATTGAAGGGACTGGTCTTGGCTTACCTATTACTAAAAAATTATTAGAATTATTAAATGGAGATATTAAAATAGAATCAAAAGTAAATGAAGGAACAAAAGTTACCATATATCTTCCATTATATAAGGGTAAAATAGAAAAAATATCTCAAGATGAATATGTTCTTCTTTCAAGATTAAGAGAAGATGTAGAAATTTCTAAAAAAACAATGGAATCATTAGTTGCTTCAAATGAAAAGGAAATATATAGTATCCTAATAGTTGATGATGAGATTGTAAATTTACAGGTTTTAACCAATTACCTTATATTAAACAATTACAAAGTAATTACAGCATCCTCAGGCTATGAATGTTTAAATATACTGAATAAAAAAGAACAAAAAATTGATCTTATAATTTTGGACATTATGATGCCAGGACTTAATGGTTATGAAGTTTGTTCAGAGATAAGAAAAACTTATCTTCAAACAGAACTCCCCATAATTCTATTAACAGCTAAAAATCAAGTATCTGACCTTATAGAAGGTTTTTCAGTAGGTGCAAATGATTTTTTATTAAAACCTGTTAATAAACCAGAACTTCTTGCAAGAATAAAAACACATATACAACTTGCCAAAATTAACGAGGCTTATCAAAGATTTGTTCCAAAAGAGTTCTTAGAACAAATTAATAAAACCAACATTCTTGATGTTTCTCTTGGTGATCACTCAAGAAAAAACATGACCATACTATTTTGTGATATTAGAGACTTCACAACACTATCTGAAACGATGAATCCGGAAGAAAACTTTAATTTTATCAATTCATACTTAAGAAGAATCTCTCCAATAATCCATAAATATGGAGGTTTCATAGATAAATACATTGGTGATGCTATTATGGCTTTATTTTCTGATAATATTAAAATTGAAGATGTTATAAACTGTTCAATTGAAATACACAAAGAAATCGAAATTTACAATATACATAGAAAAAAAACAGGCTATGTTCCTATTAGAATTGGAATAAGTATTCACAAAGGGGATTTAATGCTTGGAACAATTGGAAGTGAAAAAAGAATGGAGGGAACTGTTATTGCTGATTGTGTTAATATGGCTTCAAGAATAGAGAATTTAAATAAAATATTTAGAACAAATGTCTTAATAAGTGAAGATATTTATGATATTGTTAAAAATAATAAAGAATTTAATTTTAGATTTATTGGTAAATTTAAAGTCAAAGGGAAAGAGATACCTGTTAAAATTTATGAATTACTTAATTCTTATGATATTGAAACTTTTAATAAAAAAATAAAAACAAATGAACTATTTTCAAAATTTTTAGAATATTTTTATAATAAAGAGTTTGATAAAGCCAAAGAAATAGGAGAAAATATTTTATCATTATATCAAGATGACCAAATAACAAAATTATATCTAGAAAGTATAGATAAACTACAAAACGATAAAATAACAAAAAGGAATCTGTACTCATTTTTAGAAAATATTAATTTTTTTCTTTTTTGA
- a CDS encoding iron-containing alcohol dehydrogenase, with the protein MNFFSFSIPTEVVFGIDSVLMMGDYIKKHGNKVIIITEQKFYETHYISKIEKILKSFLIDYLIYDEITSDSGSEDLNNINILTRTSRAEVVIGMGGQRVLNIAKLVSLFAYNEKSFYYYIKNKEELKEKIPVILIPTTPRDYFALSDSCYYKDQDIGHIRLFSDRKLYADYIFIDPTFSVDISKKIMSAMLIEMISFSIDSIISKKSTIFTDTLLFKSIETINKNFKSGIEYPEDLEIKKELSLSGLFLMIAGRIAGFSLLQALSLAVASILKIPKLMASIILSPHIVEFNVSFHSDKLTKVANCLNLKTEGLSPLESSLLVSEYLQKIISDNDLPSRLSYYNVQKEIIGKIVDEAFEFDILFNSSKMFSKQDIFNIIYASL; encoded by the coding sequence ATGAATTTTTTCTCCTTTTCAATACCAACTGAAGTTGTCTTTGGGATTGATTCTGTATTGATGATGGGAGATTATATAAAGAAGCACGGAAATAAAGTTATTATTATAACAGAACAAAAATTTTATGAGACTCACTATATATCAAAAATTGAAAAAATATTAAAATCATTTTTAATTGATTATTTAATTTATGATGAAATTACTTCTGATTCTGGTTCAGAAGATTTAAACAATATTAATATTTTAACAAGAACTTCTAGAGCTGAAGTAGTTATAGGAATGGGGGGACAAAGAGTTTTGAATATTGCTAAACTTGTTTCTCTTTTTGCATACAATGAAAAAAGTTTTTATTATTATATTAAAAATAAGGAGGAGTTAAAAGAAAAGATACCTGTTATTTTAATCCCAACAACACCTCGTGATTATTTTGCATTAAGTGATTCCTGCTATTATAAAGATCAAGATATTGGGCATATTAGATTATTCTCCGATAGAAAACTATATGCAGATTATATTTTTATTGATCCAACATTTTCTGTTGACATTTCAAAGAAAATAATGAGTGCAATGCTTATTGAAATGATTTCATTTTCTATTGACTCCATAATTTCAAAAAAATCTACAATTTTTACAGATACATTGCTTTTTAAATCAATAGAAACTATTAATAAAAACTTCAAAAGTGGTATAGAATACCCTGAAGATCTAGAAATAAAAAAAGAACTTTCTTTAAGTGGGCTTTTTTTAATGATAGCTGGTAGAATAGCTGGCTTCTCTCTTCTACAAGCTCTGTCTTTAGCTGTTGCTTCAATATTAAAAATACCAAAACTTATGGCTTCCATTATATTATCACCACACATTGTAGAGTTTAATGTTTCTTTTCATAGTGATAAATTAACAAAGGTAGCAAACTGTTTGAATTTGAAAACAGAAGGACTTTCACCTCTTGAGTCTTCTCTTCTAGTTTCTGAATATTTACAGAAGATTATCTCTGATAATGATCTTCCATCTAGACTTTCTTACTATAATGTGCAAAAGGAAATTATTGGTAAAATTGTTGATGAAGCTTTTGAATTCGATATTTTATTTAATAGTAGTAAGATGTTTTCAAAGCAGGATATTTTCAACATTATTTATGCTTCTTTATGA
- a CDS encoding flagellar biosynthesis anti-sigma factor FlgM, translating into MSIDKINGINKIYPQSEVKPLKPKEKTNTASDNISISEEAKEMALRDKYFKIVKEAPEIDNKEKIEELKSKINKPDYITQKLIDDIAKKIAESLGLL; encoded by the coding sequence ATGAGCATTGATAAAATTAATGGTATTAATAAAATTTATCCACAATCAGAAGTTAAGCCTCTTAAACCAAAAGAAAAAACTAATACTGCAAGTGATAATATATCAATTTCTGAAGAAGCTAAAGAAATGGCTCTAAGAGATAAATATTTTAAAATTGTTAAGGAAGCTCCAGAAATTGATAATAAGGAAAAGATAGAAGAGCTTAAATCTAAAATTAATAAACCAGATTACATTACTCAGAAACTCATTGATGACATTGCAAAAAAAATAGCTGAAAGTTTAGGACTTTTATAA
- the rsmI gene encoding 16S rRNA (cytidine(1402)-2'-O)-methyltransferase, translating into MGSLYIVSTPIGNLKDITFRAIEILNNVDIILCEDTRISLKLLNHYSINKKLISLHSYNENKLSDKIINILIKEKKNIALITDNGTPTISDPGNILIGKCYENGIEVVPVPGASAFSCALSICGFSTDSFCFLGFLPKKEGKKKKILLQYINFNGLIVIYESPFRVMETLRNIEDVFGNEVFVFIGRELTKKFEQKIRGKLKDIKSMISEENMKGEFVIIINNYNKKNG; encoded by the coding sequence ATGGGTAGTTTGTATATAGTTAGCACACCTATTGGAAACTTAAAAGATATAACATTTAGGGCTATAGAAATCTTAAATAATGTTGACATAATATTATGTGAAGATACAAGGATATCATTAAAATTACTTAATCACTATTCGATAAATAAAAAATTAATTTCACTTCATTCATATAACGAAAATAAGCTTTCTGATAAAATTATTAATATATTGATAAAAGAGAAAAAAAATATTGCTTTAATCACTGATAATGGTACACCAACAATTTCTGATCCAGGTAATATATTAATTGGAAAATGTTATGAAAATGGTATAGAAGTTGTTCCAGTTCCTGGAGCTTCTGCTTTTAGCTGTGCTTTATCTATATGTGGGTTTTCAACTGATTCATTTTGTTTTTTAGGGTTTCTACCTAAAAAAGAAGGAAAAAAAAAGAAAATTCTATTACAGTATATCAACTTCAATGGGTTAATTGTTATTTATGAATCTCCATTTAGAGTTATGGAAACTTTAAGAAATATAGAAGATGTTTTTGGCAATGAAGTATTTGTTTTTATTGGAAGAGAACTTACAAAAAAATTTGAGCAAAAAATTAGAGGAAAATTGAAAGATATCAAAAGTATGATAAGTGAGGAAAATATGAAGGGTGAATTTGTTATCATTATTAATAACTATAATAAAAAAAATGGATGA
- a CDS encoding methyl-accepting chemotaxis protein: MNLNKNYGFKIFLFTFLSIFIALILYSLLVPRILFYNPNETIHFIKKMFTNGLIIGILASLIVYLYYKPTEKFMKLFLKNNDKNQFFKILSITNGITVFIFYVGVIFYPIGTFVNTLHLLINLDKSNIIEILSRYILAINWGLINGLITARLLEIILHQIRNDLGIYKLDDNIFKKYYFSLTKRLFTPLLFLFFMIINSSIFFIYFNSVKFISFKDTIIKALWIYLLLFFIFCVIIFIIILEYQTSLKKLLSQVYNLAKGKFDFNKRILINSFDDVGYLTSLMNIIIDNMEKIFNEIKQDTKFVSDSISNMDNMLQESKNIFNSLHESSKILEENYNTQDKIIRDVTTGLNETIKIIETTIDNIEVQNEKINQIDKKINDFLEEIKNTNSKTLQTKEEFENLFALFNKCFEQVEISSKIVKDLGDFSKKINKTISIINSIAEKTNLLSMNASIEAAHAGKFGEGFAVVANEIRNLSENTTTSSVEIVSIIKNMDEKIILINENFNNLNNIFNKILDSVKNSKEIIEELFINSKNQLDNSKITNDNLKNLINLTEKIREGTLNFGSLSEDIVNNIKKLNEISTKSNKDTTTILNNINMINDFIITVNQNFTEINKRMDELKENI, from the coding sequence ATGAATTTAAATAAAAACTATGGTTTTAAGATTTTTTTATTTACATTTCTCTCTATATTTATAGCCTTAATACTTTATAGTTTATTGGTTCCAAGAATTTTATTTTATAATCCAAATGAAACAATTCATTTTATAAAAAAAATGTTTACAAATGGTTTAATTATTGGGATTCTTGCTTCTTTAATAGTTTATCTGTATTACAAACCAACTGAGAAATTTATGAAATTATTTTTAAAAAACAATGATAAAAATCAATTTTTCAAAATTTTATCTATCACAAATGGGATAACTGTTTTTATTTTCTATGTAGGTGTCATTTTCTATCCCATTGGAACTTTTGTTAACACTTTACATTTACTTATAAATTTGGATAAATCAAATATTATTGAAATTTTATCAAGGTATATTTTAGCAATAAATTGGGGACTTATAAATGGTTTAATTACAGCAAGGCTACTTGAAATTATTCTACATCAAATTAGAAATGACCTTGGAATATATAAACTAGATGATAATATATTTAAAAAATATTACTTTTCATTAACTAAAAGATTATTTACACCACTTCTTTTTTTATTTTTTATGATCATAAATTCTAGCATATTCTTTATTTATTTTAATTCAGTTAAATTTATCTCATTTAAAGATACTATAATTAAAGCTTTATGGATCTACTTACTTTTATTTTTTATATTTTGTGTCATAATATTTATTATAATTTTAGAATATCAAACCAGTTTAAAAAAACTTCTGTCTCAAGTTTATAATTTAGCAAAAGGAAAATTTGATTTTAATAAAAGGATTCTCATTAATTCTTTTGATGATGTAGGATATCTCACATCTTTAATGAATATTATAATAGATAATATGGAAAAAATTTTTAATGAAATAAAACAGGATACAAAGTTTGTATCGGATAGTATATCAAATATGGATAACATGCTACAGGAATCAAAAAATATTTTTAATTCTTTACATGAATCTTCAAAAATATTAGAAGAAAATTATAACACTCAAGACAAAATAATAAGAGATGTTACTACAGGATTAAATGAAACAATAAAAATAATAGAAACTACTATTGATAATATTGAAGTACAAAATGAGAAGATTAATCAAATTGACAAAAAAATTAATGATTTTCTTGAAGAAATAAAAAACACAAACTCTAAAACACTTCAAACAAAAGAAGAATTTGAAAATCTTTTTGCTTTATTTAATAAGTGCTTTGAGCAAGTAGAAATCTCTTCAAAAATTGTAAAAGATCTTGGAGATTTTAGTAAAAAAATAAACAAAACTATTAGCATAATTAATTCTATAGCTGAGAAGACAAATCTTCTCTCTATGAATGCGTCTATAGAAGCTGCACATGCTGGTAAATTCGGTGAAGGTTTTGCTGTTGTTGCAAATGAAATTAGAAATCTTTCAGAAAATACAACTACCTCATCTGTTGAAATTGTTTCTATAATTAAAAACATGGACGAGAAAATTATTTTAATCAATGAAAATTTTAACAATCTTAATAATATTTTTAATAAAATTCTTGATTCTGTTAAAAACTCTAAAGAAATTATTGAAGAGCTTTTTATTAATTCTAAAAATCAATTAGATAACTCTAAAATTACAAATGATAATCTAAAAAATCTAATAAATTTAACAGAAAAGATAAGAGAAGGGACTTTAAACTTTGGTTCTTTATCAGAAGATATTGTAAATAATATAAAAAAGCTAAATGAGATATCAACAAAATCAAATAAAGATACAACAACTATTCTCAATAATATTAATATGATTAATGACTTTATAATTACAGTAAACCAAAACTTTACAGAAATAAATAAAAGAATGGATGAATTAAAAGAGAATATTTGA